In one window of Phyllopteryx taeniolatus isolate TA_2022b chromosome 23, UOR_Ptae_1.2, whole genome shotgun sequence DNA:
- the dock11 gene encoding dedicator of cytokinesis protein 11 isoform X4 yields MSEVRKFTKRLSKPGTAAEVRQSVSEAVRSPVDPEEQPKFIEPLDYEAVVFQRKAQIHSDPQRDLLLCPADDVSESQISRQRRTVFPSVPQNAEREARSLFAQKCINMYKTDWHVINYKYEAYSGDFRMLPSKGLKADKLAAHVFEVDEDAKDEDTSSLCSQRGGVLKQGWLQKANVNSSLSVSMRVFKRRYFYLSQLPDGSYILNSYKDEKHCKETKGSIYLDSCVDVVQCPKMRRNGFELKMQERCSHFLAADSEAEMEEWVATLKQALQNSTEACQERRNGGEAPDDDAAGQGRGESQPEGLGRNLQPELTKYARETDQLTKIQRNEGRHKLFSLDPETQRLDFSGIEPDVKPFEERFGRRIAVGCHDLTFSLQGCVSEKGDGVLTNVEPFFISLALFDISKNCKISADFHADLNPPCVKEMLIDTAGQLSPRADAEGGCRPLASEDSLPVLQRASAALLHFPTQAIFSVTHPHADIFLVARVEKVLQNGITHCAEPYVKTCDVTKTAQKVLKAAKQTCQRLGQYRMPFAWAAKQVFKDAQGSLDMDGKFSPLYRQDSGKISTDDIVKLLADTRKPDKSKLQTIPGQLNVTIECVPPDFSNTVTSSYIPVKPFEESCERVSVEVEEFLPEEAKYSYPFTTYKNQLYVYPLQLKYDNQKSFAKARNIAVRIQFRDSDDEGAPPLKCIYGKPGGSLFTSGAYAAVLHHNQSPEFYDEVKVELPVHLHERHHILFTFYHISCESSSKKREAVESPVGYSWWPLLKDGRMRSTELQLPVAATLPPGYLGQDTGKVCGLHLAYAFCCFKMSTFPQTQPDIKWVENAKPLFKMRSRVASTIYAQDLHLHKFFVHCQLMRNTSEDNRAELIKYLKCLHAMETHAMVHFLPTVLTQLFEVLSAATEEGREIAVNSLRVIIHIVSRCHEEGLENYLRSFVKYVFVSQSPAPGNAAYTHEALATAVTAVLKQTADFNTSNKLLKYSWFFFETMAKSMAQYLQEEHRMKMPRAQRFPDTFNQALRSLALSVMPHITIRYAEIPDEARCVNLSLAHLIKRCLTFMNRGFAFALVNHYMCHFRFNDPKALTEMKFDFLTVVCNHEHYIPLNLPMAFGRTKLQRVQEQILESGLTEEFCRNHFLAGLLLRDVAAALRRGREVRRLAVSALKNLLIKHAADDRYTAFKNQQARICLLYLPLFELLFQNLKQLSAQPHICNLNGSRDDLASSASTDSKRTSAAIEKDPSLPALNGHVVRRDDSTGSLLPDPGTPDNIDLQRRGSALSGSPGAPVGRLGPYEIRGLLFTFLHVAKTLSDDTLLAYWNKLSPQDVMNFLSLLEICLVQFRYVGKRNIGRSQEACASKLFSPDRKSQTMPATRCHRASAFQTKINQLGTAEASLTLNIGMGASEAEIHHQAVLEGNISTEVCLSVLDVLSLFMQCFKSQLADGDGHNPLMSKVFDVYLSFLKVSQSEAALGHVFAALRAFVNKFPSVLFKGRVTLCELLCCEVLKCCVSKMASSRAEASALLYLLMRNNYEFTKRKTFLRTHLQIIIAVSQLISDVALSGSSRFQESLSIINNFANSDKAMKSTAFPSEVKGLTKRIRTVLMATAQMREHEKDPEMLLDLQYSLARSYASTPELRRTWLDSMARAHLKNNDLSEAAMCHVHVAALVAEYLHRKKLFAGGLAAFKKITFNIEEEAAMKEDTGMQDVYYTEEVLAEHLEICVEALWKAERYELIAHVAKLLIPCYEKRHQYEKLSRLYNTLHRAYNKVMEVIQSGRRLLGTYFRVAFYGQGFFEDEDGKEYIYKEPKLTGLSEISQRLLTLFGEKFGPENVKIIPDSDKVNPKDLDPKFAYVQVTFVKPYFEEKEAPEKKTDFEKCHNINRFVFETPYTLSGKKRGGVEEQCKRKTVLTTANTFPYVKKRVEVVGEKQVDLRPVDVAIDEMRSRTGELHKLCSGADVDMIQLQLKLQGCVSVQVNAGPMAYARAFLRDGKPNQSGNKKAKELRDIFRRFVAACSMALDINERLIKEDQFEYHEGLKSNFKDMVKELSDIIHERIYEEGMMRSLLQNSLNVFRAISGTSADLG; encoded by the exons GAGTCCCAAATATCCCGACAGAGGCGGACCGTGTTTCCCTCTGTGCCCCAGAATGCGGAGCGGGAAGCTAGGAGTCTGTTTGCCCAAAAG TGCATCAACATGTACAAGACCGACTGGCATGTCATCAACTACAAATACGAGGCCTACTCCGGCGACTTCCGCATGTTACCGAG CAAAGGCCTGAAGGCAGACAAGCTAGCGGCTCACGTGTTCGAGGTGGACGAAGATGCCAAAGACGAG GACACGTCGTCGCTGTGCTCGCAGAGGGGCGGCGTCCTGAAGCAGGGCTGGCTTCAGAAAGCCAACGTGAACAGCAGCCTGTCCGTCTCCATGAGG GTGTTCAAGAGGAGGTACTTCTACCTGTCCCAGCTCCCGGACGGCTCCTACATCCTCAACTCGTACAAGGATGAGAAgcactgcaaggaaaccaaagGCTCCATCTACCTGGACTCGTGCGTTGACGTGGTTCAG TGCCCTAAAATGCGGCGGAACGGCTTTGAGCTGAAGATGCAGGAGCGCTGCAGCCACTTTTTGGCGGCCGACAGCGAAGCGGAGATGGAGGAGTGGGTGGCCACGCTGAAACAAGCCCTGCAGAACAGCACCGAGGCCTGCCAGGAGAGGAGGAACGGCGGCGAGGCCCCGG ACGATGACGCCGCCGGCCAAGGTAGAGGAGAGAGCCAGCCGGAGGGTCTGGGGAGGAACCTCCAACCTGAACTCACAAAG TATGCGAGGGAGACGGACCAGCTCACGAAGATCCAGCGCAACGAAGGCAGGCACAAGCTTTTCTCTCTGGACCCCGAGACACAG AGGCTGGACTTCTCCGGCATCGAGCCGGACGTGAAGCCGTTTGAGGAGCGCTTCGGCCGCCGCATCGCGGTCGGCTGCCACGATCTCACCTTCAGCCTCCAGGGCTGCGTCAGTGAAAAGGGTGACGGCGTCCTTACCAAC GTTGAGCCCTTCTTCATAAGCCTGGCGCTCTTTGACATCTCCAAGAACTGCAAGATCTCCGCCGACTTCCACGCGGACCTCAACCCGCCCTGCGTGAAGGAGATGCTGATCGACACGGCGGGCCAGCTCTCGCCTCGCGCAGACGCCGAGGGAGGATGCAGGCCCTTAGCGAGCGAAGACAGCCTGCCTGTTCTCCAGAGAGCGTCGGCGGCGCTGCTGCATTTTCCGACACAG GCCATTTTTTCAGTAACCCACCCCCATGCTGATATCTTTCTGGTGGCCCGTGTGGAGAAGGTGCTGCAAAACGGCATCACCCATTGCGCCGAGCCATACGTCAAGACTTGCGACGTAACCAAG ACCGCCCAGAAGGTCCTCAAGGCGGCCAAACAGACGTGCCAACGCCTGGGCCAGTACCGGATGCCCTTTGCTTGGGCCGCCAA GCAGGTGTTTAAGGACGCTCAGGGCAGTCTCGACATGGACGGCAAGTTTTCTCCCCTCTATCGCCAAGACAGCGGAAAAATCTCCACCGACGACATCGTCAAGCTGCTGGCCGACACCAGGAA ACCTGACAAGAGCAAGCTTCAGACCATCCCCGGGCAGCTGAATGTCACCATCGAGTGCGTCCCGCCTGACTTTTCCA ACACGGTGACGTCCTCTTATATTCCCGTGAAGCCCTTCGAAGAAAGCTGCGAGCGTGTATCCGTGGAAGTCGAGGAGTTCCTGCCCGAGGAAGCCAAGTACAGCTACCCCTTCACTACCTACAAGAACCAACTCTACGTCTACCCTCTGCAACTCAAATATGACAACCAGAAAAGCTTCGCCAAG GCGAGAAACATAGCGGTCCGCATACAGTTCCGGGATTCCGATGACGAAGGTGCGCCCCCTTTGAAG TGCATCTACGGGAAGCCAGGGGGCTCTCTCTTCACCAGCGGCGCCTACGCAGCGGTCCTGCACCACAACCAAAGTCCAGAATTCTATGACGAG GTAAAGGTGGAGTTACCCGTCCACTTGCACGAGAGGCACCACATCCTTTTCACCTTTTACCATATCAGCTGTGAGTCCAGCAGCAAGAAGAGAGAAGCCGTGGAGTCTCCgg TCGGTTACTCCTGGTGGCCTCTGCTGAAAGACGGCAGGATGCGGTCGACGGAGCTCCAGCTACCGGTAGCTGCGACTCTGCCGCCTGGATACCTGGGCCAGGACACCGGAAAGGTTTGTGGTTTGCATCTTGCCTATGCGTTCTGTTGCttcaaaatgtccacatttccacAGACCCAACCGGATATCAAGTGGGTGGAAAACGCAAAGCCGCTATTCAAAATGAGAAGCCGCGTAGCATCAACGATATACGCTCAG GACCTGCATCTCCACAAGTTCTTCGTGCACTGCCAGCTAATGAGGAACACCTCAGAGGACAACCGGGCAGAACTTATCAAATACCTGAAG TGCCTACACGCCATGGAGACGCACGCCATGGTGCACTTCCTGCCCACTGTGCTCACGCAGCTCTTCGAGGTGCTCTCGGCAGCCACCGAGGAAGGCCGGGAGATCGCCGTCAACTCTCTGCG TGTCATCATCCATATTGTCTCCAGGTGTCACGAGGAAGGGCTGGAAAACTACCTGCGCTCTTTCGTGAAG TACGTGTTTGTATCCCAAAGCCCTGCGCCCGGGAACGCGGCGTATACCCACGAGGCGCTGGCCACGGCGGTCACGGCCGTTCTCAAGCAGACGGCAGATTTTAACACCAGCAACAAACTGCTCAAG TACTCCTGGTTCTTCTTTGAAACGATGGCCAAATCGATGGCTCAGTACCTGCAAGAGGAGCACCGCATGAAG ATGCCGCGGGCCCAGCGCTTTCCGGACACTTTCAATCAGGCGCTTCGGTCCCTGGCGCTGTCCGTCATGCCTCACATCACCATTCGCTACGCGGAGATCCCCGACGAAGCCCGCTGCGTCAACCTGAGCTTGGCCCATTTGATCAAG aggTGTCTGACCTTCATGAACCGGGGCTTTGCTTTCGCTTTGGTCAACCACTACATGTGCCACTTCAGGTTCAACGATCCCAAG GCGCTGACTGAAATGAAGTTTGACTTTCTGACGGTGGTGTGCAACCACGAGCACTATATCCCCCTCAATCTGCCCATGGCCTTTGGGCGCACCAAGCTGCAGAGGGTGCAAG AACAAATTCTGGAATCGGGCCTGACCGAAGAGTTTTGCCGCAACCACTTTCTGGCGGGCCTGCTCCTCCGAGACGTGGCCGCGGCCCTGCGGCGGGGGCGCGAGGTACGGCGGCTGGCCGTGAGCGCGCTCAAGAACCTGCTGATCAAACACGCCGCGGACGATCGTTACACGGCCTTCAAG AACCAGCAGGCCAGGATCTGTTTGCTGTACCTTCCGCTGTTTGAGCTGCTCTTCCAGAACTTGAAGCAACTGTCTGCCCAGCCGCACATTTGCAATCTCAAt GGCTCTCGGGACGACCTCGCGTCGAGCGCTTCTACAGACAGCAAGAGAACCAGCGCTGCCATCGAGAAAGACCCCA GCTTGCCTGCCCTGAACGGCCACGTCGTCAGGAGGGACGACTCCACGGGGTCTCTGCTTCCGGATCCTGGGACGCCAGATAACATTGac CTGCAGAGACGCGGCTCCGCTCTGAGCGGCAGCCCCGGGGCCCCCGTCGGCAGACTGGGCCCTTACGAAATCAGGGGCCTCCTGTTTACCTTCTTACACGTGGCCAAGACCTTGTCAGACG ACACTCTCCTGGCCTACTGGAACAAACTTAGCCCTCAAGACGTGATGAACTTCCTCAGTTTGCTTGA GATCTGTCTGGTTCAGTTTCGATACGTCGGGAAAAGGAACATCGGCAG GAGTCAAGAGGCGTGCGCGTCCAAGTTGTTCTCACCTGACAGGAAGTCGCAGACCATGCCGGCCACGCGCTGCCACCGAGCCAGCGCCTTCCAGACCAAAATAAACCAGTTGGGCACCGCGGAGGCCTCGCTCACTCTCAACATAG GGATGGGGGCATCCGAAGCGGAGATCCATCACCAGGCGGTGCTGGAGGGCAACATCTCCACCGAGGTCTGCCTCAGCGTCCTGGATGTCCTCTCGCTTTTCATGCAGTGCTTTAAG AGTCAGCTGGCAGACGGTGACGGTCACAACCCGCTGATGAGCAAGGTGTTTGACGTTTACCTGAGCTTCCTCAAAgtgagccaatcagaagccgccCTCGGGCACGTGTTTGCTGCGCTTCGGGCATTCGTGAACAAG TTCCCCTCGGTGCTGTTCAAAGGTCGCGTGACCCTTTGTGAGCTTCTGTGCTGCGAGGTGCTCAAGTGCTGCGTGTCCAAGATGGCCTCCTCGAGGGCCGAAGCCTCGGCGCTGCTCTACCTGCTCATGAGGAACAACTACGAGTTCACCAAGAGGAAGACCTTCCTGCGCACGCACTTGCAG ATCATCATCGCCGTGAGTCAGCTGATCTCCGACGTGGCCCTCAGCGGAAGCTCGCGCTTCCAGGAGTCGCTCTCCATTATCAACAACTTCGCAAACAGCGACAAGGCCATGAAG TCCACAGCGTTCCCCTCAGAAGTCAAGGGTCTGACCAAGCGCATCCGCACGGTTCTGATGGCCACGGCCCAGATGAGGGAGCACGAGAAGGACCCGGAGATGCTGCTGGACCTGCAGTACAGCCTGGCCCGCTCCTACGCCAGCACCCCCGAGCTGAGACGGACCTGGCTGGACAGCATGGCTCGCGCGCACCTCAAGAATAACGATCTCTCCGAG GCGGCCATGTGTCACGTTCATGTGGCTGCGCTGGTTGCCGAGTACCTGCACAGGAAAA AGTTGTTCGCCGGCGGGCTGGCCGCCTTTAAGAAGATCACGTTTAACATTGAGGAGGAAGCTGCCATGAAGGAAGACACGGGCATGCAAGACGTCTACTACACCGAG GAAGTCCTGGCGGAGCACTTGGAGATTTGCGTGGAGGCTCTGTGGAAAGCCGAGCGCTACGAGCTCATCGCGCACGTCGCCAAGCTGCTGATCCCCTGCTACGAGAAGCGCCACCAGTACGAG AAACTGAGCCGACTGTACAACACGCTGCACCGAGCCTACAACAAGGTCATGGAGGTCATCCAATCAGGTCGCAGGCTGCTCGGGACCTACTTCAGAGTGGCCTTCTATGGACAG GGCTTCTTCGAGGACGAGGACGGGAAGGAGTACATCTACAAAGAGCCCAAACTCACCGGCCTTTCCGAAATCTCCCAGCGCCTGCTGACGCTCTTCGGGGAAAAGTTTGGGCCGGAAAACGTCAAGATAATTCCAGACTCCGACAAG GTGAACCCCAAAGATCTGGACCCCAAGTTCGCCTACGTGCAGGTGACCTTCGTCAAGCCCTACTTCGAGGAGAAGGAGGCGCCCGAGAAGAAGACCGATTTTGAGAAGTGCCACAACATCAACCGCTTCGTGTTCGAGACGCCGTACACGCTGTCGGGCAAGAAGCGCGGCGGCGTGGAGGAGCAGTGCAAGAGGAAGACCGTGCTCACAA CGGCCAACACCTTCCCCTACGTCAAGAAACGGGTGGAGGTGGTCGGGGAGAAGCAGGTGGACCTGCGTCCGGTGGACGTGGCCATCGACGAGATGAGGTCTCGCACGGGCGAGCTGCACAAGCTGTGCTCCGGCGCCGACGTGGACATGATCCAGCTGCAGCTCAAACTGCAGGGCTGCGTCTCCGTGCAG GTGAACGCGGGCCCCATGGCCTACGCCCGCGCCTTCCTGCGTGACGGCAAGCCAAACCAGTCCGGCAACAAGAAGGCCAAAGAGCTGCGAGATATTTTCAG ACGTTTTGTGGCGGCGTGCAGTATGGCTCTGGATATCAATGAGCGTCTGATCAAAGAAGACCAGTTTGAGTACCACGAGGGCCTGAAGAGCAATTTCAAGGACATGGTGAAGGAGCTCTCCGACATCATCCACGAGCGG ATCTACGAAGAGGGCATGATGCGCTCGCTTCTGCAAAACTCCCTCAACGTGTTCCGCGCCATCAGCGGGACCTCGGCCGACCTCGGCTGA